The Melopsittacus undulatus isolate bMelUnd1 unplaced genomic scaffold, bMelUnd1.mat.Z mat_scaffold_83_arrow_ctg1, whole genome shotgun sequence genomic interval TAGCACGACTAGTCCTGCAACCGCTCGGTCAATTACAGCATTACCCTGGGAAAAGATACCAGGTAAGTTGGTATGACTTCGCATGTGGCAGCACCAGATGGGCTCCTTACGTTCTTGAATTATACCCTTTAGGCGAATTACCAATTCTTCAATTTCCAATGTTCCAATTTTACCTATTTTTGCACAGTCAATACAATTGACTACACTGACTGCATATGCTGAATCGGATACAATATTTAAGGCTTGTGAGGAAAACCAATTTAAGGTTTCAACAATGGCTTGTAGTTCTAAGATTTGCACTGATTGTCCTGTGTCAGTCCATATCTTTAGTTTCCAATTTTGATTGTCTTGCCATGCGAAGCCATATTTCCCAGTACGTGCACTGGTATCAGTGAATACAGTAAGTGCATTTGAtataggtttttgtttcacaataGGCCCTCTCATTATAATAGAGGTTGTTTGAAACAGCGGATGAGAGGGATAATGTGTTGACAATTGTACCCCATTAACTGCAAGAGCAAAGGTCATAGAACATAATGACCATTCTTGGATTAAATCAGTAGTTTTCCAAGGtagtacaaatacagaaggatCAACACCAAACACCAACCTGACACGTTCTTTGGCTTTTAACAATAGGGACCCAATATAATCCTGGAGCGTGGTAACAGATGCAGAAGGCTGATACGATGGGAAAACCCATTCTAGGATCGCTAagtgtttttcaatttgttgCGCTATAATAGCAGATCTGTATTGCTGTGAtccataaaccaaaaccataactgGATATTCAGGGTCATATCTATAAACCTGTTGTTGCTCAATTTTTGTCTCAATTACTTTAAGAGAGTCATCACCTTCACCGTTTTCATTATTCTCTGTGACCTCTGAATTCTTGATTTCTGCTAATGGATCCCTTGAGGAGCCTACTCCAAAGCCATACCGGAACTCTAGTTCTTCATGAACTAGCTCATCTTCACCTGTCAACTGGTGTGGCTCATTCCACATCGcatcaaattctgctctcatctCTGGTAAAATCTGGTTTTCCCTCAGAGTCATTACCTTTTTATTGGAGACATTGTCTTCATCAGGCTTTTGCCTTACATCTGTAGTGGCTTTAGCCTCATAAAGTTGCTTCTCATTTAATTCCTTGATGAGagaattcagtttctgaatCTTTCCACGCGAGGACTGTTTTACTTGTTTATATTGCTCAGCTTCcttgagctgctcttctgcatcaGAAAGTTGCAACTTAAGTCCATCAATCAAACCCTTGTATTTAGtttcaatttcagatttttctctctcaaagtcTTCCTGTTGGTTCTCAAGTCTCTTCCTCAAAGATTCTTTATTAACTTCAGACTCATGAAGACTCTTATTTAAGTCAATTATTATGCCATTCAAAGTCTGAACATGCTCTTCAGaattcagagcacagagctctctTTTTAGCTTTTCAAGTTCATTCGTATagttcaaaaccatttcttcttcatatacCTGCTTGGCTTCTGCAATTTCCCTTCTGTGgcacttctccagctcagccctcAAGTTCTCCAACTGTCTGCAAATATCCTTCTCATGGCTGATTGTCAGTTCTTCAAcatgttgttgttgtttcattttgcataaagctatttcatttttcaattctcttatttctgagTCCCGGACAGAAAGGGCACATTGTAATACAGACAACCTTTCTGATGCCACTAGATCTTGGAGACTTTTaacatcttgttctttttcttccgtGCTTTCGCATAGCTGTTGAATTGTATCTTCCatattctcttccatttgggcaaatgtattttctttatctttggCATTCTTTTGAGAAGACTCAAGCTGTACTTCCAGGTCATGTGCTTTCTCACGCAGCATCTCCAAATGTGCATTTTGCTCTCTGATACGGTTCTGAAACAAGGACATCTGTTGCTGGGCTtctaatgcttcatttttctcaggGCTTGTACTCCTCAGCACCTCATTAACCTCTGTCTCTGTTGCTGTCTGTAGTAGGTTGGCATCTTCAGCCTTAAATTCTAGTAGGTTGGAGTCTCCAGTCTTAATCTTGAGCAGGTTGGCATCTCCAGCCTTGATCTCAAGCAGGTTGGAGTCTTCAGCCTTAAACTCTAGTTGTTTTAGCTCTAAGCGTTCCTGCCACTTTACCAGAAACATTGTAAAAGCCATAGCCCCTAGGAGAGTTTCCATAAGCAATCTAATATCGGCAGGAACAAGCTCCTGGTATTTCATAAAGGCTGTCATCTGTCTTCGTACAGCCGAATTAGTGGCTCCGTAGGCCATAACACTTTGTTGTAATTTTGAGACCAAATTCCAGTCTAAAGGTGTccattctgctccattctgTGTAACCCGTACTGGAGCAGATATTAATGGTTCTAAAGTAACCTCCCCATTCAAATTAGCTTGTGTGATAACTCCTTTCCATCTCTGCCCCATGTCAAAAGAATGATCTGTAGGGATATATTCGTTTACTCTTTTAGGGATATACCCCTTTGCCCTCTCGTCCTCTAACATTCCTTCATCTAAATCATCCTGTAagtctctcttttctttttctgttaatccttcccctgctccatacaagcgttttattttttcatgacctTCTTTAATCGTTAGCTTTCCCTGTCTAATTGCCCTCTTGATCCCTTCTCGTCCCCCGGCgtctaatttctccttttggtcCAACTGTCTTTCAATATTCTTGATTCCTTCTTTAATTGCCTCCATggcttttttatacatttctttctttttacccgTATCACCATCCTTGTCTAAATTTTTCACAGCTGTCATTAACCTTGCCATTTGGTGGCGCTGTTGCCTTAGTTCTTGCACAAGTTCAGCGTAAGGCGATTCTTTTTGTAGTGCGTCATCGTCCTCACACGGCAAAGGTACATTTTCGGGCACTACCTCCATAGGTTCTGGCTCAGGGGGTGCAGATGGTTGCGTGGGCAACTCATCTGAGGGGTCCCAGGGGATAATTAAGTCATCAAACTCCCCCTTCTTATGCACTGGTgcagcaatttttgttttttcaggagAGGTACGGGGGGGCACTGGATCAGGGAGGGGGCCCCACTCGATTAAGTCCGTTTCCCCCAAGTCCGATTTTTTCGTACTCTCACTCAAGGCACCCTTCGACGCAGCTGCGATTTCCGCCTCTGCATGCATTTGATCAATCATGAGCTTAATGGAGCGGTAAGTGCGTGTTAATTCCTTCGCCCCTTTATGCTCTGTCTGAACGCTCTCCCACAATTCTTCTCCTATCTTACGCCATAgatctttggaaaataactgtgccgtattttctaacaacccccttttcCGGCACCAAAACAAAaggtccacaagttcctgtcggggtatcgagtaccctgttttcttcgctacgcatagcaatccctctatcgtagccttttctatcgctgatacagcggaacccatcccgaaccagaccgcagtctgcctgactcaccggtcagccgtggccacgtaatttgagctcttttcctgcctctctcgggcagcctgcctctctcgggcagccgggatctccaccttctctcgtccgcggtctctctctctcctggtatcacgtcggggtcaccagaatgccgcggccaggtggaggggaggaaacaccgacacgatgtaggttcacgaaatgctccgtttattgattacaaggctgctcttaatatactgtcccacacgcaatcacgcactaCTTGATTGGCTACTTCActctgcccgcgagaggtacacgctccactttgcctctcctgattggtttcacaccttcgcttcagcttagcgttacatcatgcttctggcatcctgttatcgctctcctgttttgctgaccttgacgcttcctcttccagcctggggtcagaggctcactttctcacagcttgctgcaagcctgttaaagcgcccatgctcgacccccaacagtaaacccggtcaggatttgatttcacagcacaggcttctttgctatgaagttttagtagtaaaatttatctttggcatcaagcgcagtgtctgtatttcaaagcttacatgagtactgacggttaccagccacatctctgtgttcaggcaattcggttgtggagcagagttctgacattgctgcttttcagcagcatgtaagcagacctgttttccagcacaggttcgatccataggctcatgtaggtgtaaaagttagttgtgacaggaaaggcagtgccgcctctgcaaatggtgtgtgctgatgactcccccgcacgatctctgagtgcaggcaaatcgcttgtggaccagagttctgacattacagcttgagtgcagcatgtcagcaaacctgttttccagcacaggttcgatccagaaggtcatgttggtgtaaaaattatttgtgacaggaaaggcagtgccgcctttggaaatagtttgagcacatgactcccagcaacatttctgtttggtggtatgtctggtgtgcaacactgtttaaacgttttcactgtgtaaacccggtcaggatttgatttcacagcacagggttctttgctatgaagttttagcagtaaaatttatctttggcatcaagcgcagtgtctgtatttcaaagcttacatgagtactgacggttaccagccacatctctgtgttcaggcaattcggttgtggagcagagttctgacattgctgcttttcaccagcatgtaagcagacctgttttccagcacaggttcgatccagaaggtcatgttggtgtaaaagttagttgtgacaggaaaggcagtgcgaccagtggaaatagtttgaacacatgactcccagcaacatttctgtttggtggtatgtctggtgtgcaacactgtttaaaagtttttacatgaacagaccagatcaggatttgatttcacagcccagacttcttttcaatgaacatttagtagtaaaatttatttgcggcatcaagggcagtgcaattattacgaggcttaaatgcgtactgacggttcccagcaccatctctgagtgctggcaattcggttgtggagcagatttctgacattgctgcttgtgtgtagcttgtcagcagacctgttttccagcacaggttcgatccataggctcatgtaggtgtagaagttagttgtgacagcaaaggcagtgcgacctttgcaaatagtgtgtcctgatgacttccagcaccatccctccgtgctattatgtcggatgtgcaacactgtttaaacgttttcacatgtgtaaacccggtcaggatttgatttcacagcacaggcttctttgctatgaagttttcgtagtaaaatttatctttggcatcaagcgcagtgtctgtatttcaaagcttacatgagtactgacggttaccagccacatctctgtgttcaggcaattcggttgtggagcagagttctgacattgctgcttttcagcagcatgtaagcagccctgttttccagcacaggttcgatccataggctcatgtagttgtaaaagttagttgtgacaggatatgcagtgccaccgttgcaaatggtgtgtgctgatgacccccagcacattctctcagtgaaggcaattgggttgtggagcagagttctgacatggatgcttacgtgcatcatgtcagcagacctgttttccagcacaggttcgatccagaaggtcatgttggtgtaaaagttagttgtgacaggaaaggcagtgcgaccagtggaaatagtttgaacacatgactcccagcaacatttctgtttggtggtatgtctggtgtgcaacactgcttaaaagtttttacatgtacagaccagatcaggattcgatttcacagcccaggcttcttttcaatgaacatttagtactaaaatttatttgtggcatcaagggcagtgccgttattacgaagcttacatgcgtactgacggttcccagcaccatctctgagtgctggcaattcggttgtggagcagatttctgacattgctgcttgtgtgtagcttgtcagcagacctgttttccagcacaggttcgatccataggctcatgtaggtgtagaagttagttgtgacagaaaggcagtgcgacctttgcaaatagtgtgtcctgatgacttccagcaccatccctccgtgctattatgtcgggtgtgcaacactgtttaaacgttttcacatgtgtaaacccggtcaggatttgatttcacagcacaggcttctttgctatgaagttttagtagtaaaatttatctttggcatcaagcgcagtgtctgtatttcaaagcttacatgagtactgacggttaccagccacatctctgtgttcaggcaattcggttgtggagcagagttctgacattgctgcttttcagcagcatgtaagcagacctgttttccagcacaggttcgatccataggctcatgtaggtgtaaaagttagttgtgacaggaaaggcagtgccgcctctgcaaaaggtgtgtgctgatgactcccccgcacgatctctgagtgcaggcaaatcgcttgtggaccagagttctgacattacagcttgagtgcagcatgtcagcaaacctgttttccagcacaggttcgatccagaaggtcatgttggtgtaaaaattatttgtgacaggaaaggcagtgccgcctttggaaatagtttgagcacatgactcccagcaacatttctgtttggtggtatgtctggtgtgcaacactgtttaaacgttttcactgtgtaaacccggtcaggatttgatttcacagcacagggttctttgctatgaacttttagtagtaaaatttatctttggcatcaagggcagtgtctatatttcaaagcttacatgagtactgacggttaccagccacatctctgtgttcaggcaattcggttgtggagcagagttctgacattgctgcttttcagcagcatgtaagcagccctgttttccagcacaggttcaatccagagccacatgtaacttgtaaaagttagttgtgacaggaaatgcagtgccaccgttgcaaatggtgtgtgctgatgacccccagcacattctctcagtgaaggcaattgggttgtggagcagagttctgacatggatgcttacgtgcatcatgtcagcagacctgttttccagcacaggttcgatccagaaggtcatgttggtgtaaaagttagttgtgacaggaaaggcagtgcgaccagtggaaatagtttgaacacatgactcccagcaacatttctgtttggtggtatgtctggtgtgcaacactgcttaaaagtttttacatgtacagaccagatcaggattcgatttcacagcccaggcttcttttcaatgaacatttagtactaaaatttatttgtggcatcaagggcagtgccgttattacgaagcttacatgcgtactgacggttcccagcaccatctctgagtgctggcaattcggttgtggagcagatttctgacatagctgcttgtgtgagcctgtcagcagacatttttttccagcacaggttcgatatagagggtcatgtaggtgtagaagttagttgtgacagaaaggcagtgcgacctttgcaaatagtgtgtcctgatgacttccagcaccatccctccgtgctattatgtcgggtgtgcaacactgtttaaacgttttcacatgtgtaaacccggtcaggatttgatttcacagcacaggcttctttgctatgaagttttagtagtaaaatttatctttggcatcaagcgcagtgtctgtatttcaaagcttacatgagtactgacggttaccagccacatctctgtgttcaggcaattcggttgtggagcagagttctgacattgctgcttttcagcagcatgtaagcagacctgttttccagcacaggttcgatccataggctcatgaatgtgtaaaagttagttgtgacaggaaaggcagtgccgcctctgcaaatggtgtgtgctgatgactcccccgcacgatctctgagtgcaggcaaatcgcttgtggaccagagttctgacattacagcttgagtgcagcatgtcagcaaacctgttttccagcacaggttcgatccagaaggtcatgttggtgtaaaaattatttgtgacaggaaaggcagtgccgcctttggaaatagtttgagcacatgactcccagcaacatttctgtttggtggtatgtctggtgtgcaacactgtttaaaacgttttcactgtgtaaacccggtcaggatttgatttcacagcacagggttctttgctatgaacttttagtagtaaaatttatctttggcatcaagcgcagtgtctgtatttcaaagcttacatgagtactgacggttaccatccacatctctgtgttcaggcaattcggttgtggagcagagttctgacattgctgcttttcagcagcatgtaagcagccctgttttccagcacaggctcaatccagagccacatgtaattgtaaaagttagttgtgacaggaaatgcagtgccaccgttgcaaatggtgtgtgctgatgacccccagcacattctctcagtgaaggcaattgggttgtggagcagagttctgacatggatgcttacgtgcatcatgtcagcagacctgttttccagcacaggttcgatccagaaggtcatgttggtgtaaaagttagttgtgacaggaaaggcagtgcgaccagtggaaatagtttgaacacatgactcccagcaacatttctgtttggtggtatgtctggtgtgcaacactgcttaaaagtttttacatgtacagaccagatcaggattcgatttcacagcccagacttcttttcaatgaacatttagtacgaaaatttatttgtggcatcaagggcagtgccgttattacgaagcttacatgcgtactgacggttcccagcaccatctctgagtgctggcaattcggttgtggagcagatttctgacatagctgcttgtgtgagcctgtcagcagacatttttttccagtacaggttcgatatagagggtcatgtaggtgtagaagttagttgtgacagaaaggcagtgcgacctttgcaaatagtgtgtcctgatgacttccagcaccatccctccgtgctattatgtcgggtgtgcaacactgtttaaacgttttcacatgtgtaaacccggtcaggatttgatttcacagcacaggcttctttgctatgaagttttagtagtaaaatttatctttggcatcaagcgcagtgtctgtatttcaaagcttacatgagtactgacggttaccagccacatctctgtgttcaggcaattaggttgtggagcagagttctgacattgctgcttttcagcagcatgtaagcagacctgttttccagcacaggttcgatccataggctcatgtagttgtaaaagttagttgtgacaggaaaggcagtgccgcctctgcaaatggtgtgtgctgatgactcccccgcacgatctctgagtgcaggcaaatcgcttgtggaccagagttctgacattacagcttgagtgcagcatgtcagcaaacctgttttccagcacaggttcgatccagaaggtcatgttggtgtaaaaattatttgtgacaggaaaggcagtgccgcctttggaaatagtttgagcacatgactcccagcaacatttctgtttggtggtatgtctggtgtgcaacactgtttaaacgttttcactgtgtaaacccggtcaggatttgatttcacagcacagggttctttgctatgaagttttagtagtaaaatttatctttggcatcaagcgcagtgtctgtatttcaaagcttacatgagtactgacggttaccagccacatctctgtgttcaggcaattcggttgtgga includes:
- the LOC117438942 gene encoding rootletin-like, translating into MGSAVSAIEKATIEGLLCVAKKTGYSIPRQELVDLLFWCRKRGLLENTAQLFSKDLWRKIGEELWESVQTEHKGAKELTRTYRSIKLMIDQMHAEAEIAAASKGALSESTKKSDLGETDLIEWGPLPDPVPPRTSPEKTKIAAPVHKKGEFDDLIIPWDPSDELPTQPSAPPEPEPMEVVPENVPLPCEDDDALQKESPYAELVQELRQQRHQMARLMTAVKNLDKDGDTGKKKEMYKKAMEAIKEGIKNIERQLDQKEKLDAGGREGIERAKGYIPKRVNEYIPTDHSFDMGQRWKGVITQANLNGEVTLEPLISAPVRVTQNGAEWTPLDWNLVSKLQQSVMAYGATNSAVRRQMTAFMKYQELVPADIRLLMETLLGAMAFTMFLVKWQERLELKQLEFKAEDSNLLEIKAGDANLLKIKTGDSNLLEFKAEDANLLQTATETEVNEVLRSTSPEKNEALEAQQQMSLFQNRIREQNAHLEMLREKAHDLEVQLESSQKNAKDKENTFAQMEENMEDTIQQLCESTEEKEQDVKSLQDLVASERLSVLQCALSVRDSEIRELKNEIALCKMKQQQHVEELTISHEKDICRQLENLRAELEKCHRREIAEAKQVYEEEMVLNYTNELEKLKRELCALNSEEHVQTLNGIIIDLNKSLHESEVNKESLRKRLENQQEDFEREKSEIETKYKGLIDGLKLQLSDAEEQLKEAEQYKQVKQSSRGKIQKLNSLIKELNEKQLYEAKATTDVRQKPDEDNVSNKKVMTLRENQILPEMRAEFDAMWNEPHQLTGEDELVHEELEFRYGFGVGSSRDPLAEIKNSEVTENNENGEGDDSLKVIETKIEQQQVYRYDPEYPVMVLVYGSQQYRSAIIAQQIEKHLAILEWVFPSYQPSASVTTLQDYIGSLLLKAKERVRLVFGVDPSVFVLPWKTTDLIQEWSLCSMTFALAVNGVQLSTHYPSHPLFQTTSIIMRGPIVKQKPISNALTVFTDTSARTGKYGFAWQDNQNWKLKIWTDTGQSVQILELQAIVETLNWFSSQALNIVSDSAYAVSVVNCIDCAKIGKIGTLEIEELVIRLKGIIQERKEPIWCCHMRSHTNLPGIFSQGNAVIDRAVAGLVVLRNFEAARQSHEFFHQSSRGLQQEFGLSRSQARNIVAACPDCARIAPLQQHGVNPRGLGPRKVMTHLDGSQLNG